From the genome of Aquila chrysaetos chrysaetos chromosome 12, bAquChr1.4, whole genome shotgun sequence, one region includes:
- the LOC115349270 gene encoding perilipin-3-like isoform X3, whose translation MRGEAQHSPSCQCWGAEVAAAVEFSMASEKTTKKDLLNAEEQQQASAVNRVTSLPLLNSAFNLVSSAYNYTKETHPYLSGVCSVAETVAAVAVGSVVGGAQPILNQLEPQIALVNEYACKGLDQLEENLPFLQQPADKVISDTRQLVSTKVTSAMDAACEAKEAMADKVTEAVGLTKNVVGDSVKLTRSMVTSTVNSAVEAAQGAKDLMTNKVTEAVDLTKHMVEDSIGLTKSAVASTIVNAAEAAQGAKDLVTNKVTEAVDLSKHIVEDSVGLTKSAVASTIVNAVEAAQGAKDLVTNKVTEAVDLSKHIVEDSVGLTKSAVASTITAAVGAAQGAKDLVTNTVTEAMDLTKGAVQDGVEKTKSVVTSTVNTALDAAYGTITSKINTALEQSREAIQEGVEKTNSVVTNSISKAKAVSQAVAGGVESVLGISEDLVDQYLPMTEEELGKLATTVEGFGMASVEEQKQQQSYFVRLGSLSNKVRHRAYQHSLNKVQRIKQSTQDTLSRLQLAIKLIESVKKEVGQKLLDGQEKLHQLWVDWSLTQPKGNQVKTASQAEQVESRTLAMLRIITQQLQPVYENLKASIQGLPSNIQEAVYQATRNIHKLHSSFSSAMSFQDLSPTTLTQSQDCVAEARRSLDDLFEYVTQNTPLNWLVGPFRAIAKVSQDSRKQKKKALVTDIKSPMLEKAPLSKEVAKTPEEPKGANRILGEGCEVVEKLEEKAEKDTEVALAAKEIKTNAPEEDL comes from the exons ATGCGGGGCGAGGCCCAGCATTCCCCATCCTGTCAGTGCTGGGGAGCGGAGGTGGCAG ctgcagTTGAATTCAGTATGGCATCAGAAAAGACCACAAAAAAAGATCTGCTAAATGCTGAGGAACAGCAGCAAGCG AGTGCTGTCAATCGGGTAACCAGCTTGCCCTTGCTCAACTCTGCATTCAACCTGGTCTCATCTGCCTACAACTACACCAAGGAGACACATCCTTACCTCAGTGGTGTCTGCAGTGTGGCTGAGACTGTGGCTGCTGTCGCAGTAGGTAGCGTGGTTGGCGGGGCGCAGCCCATCCTGAACCAACTTGAGCCACAAA TTGCACTTGTAAATGAATATGCCTGTAAAGGACTGGATCAACTGGAGGAGAACTTGCCTTTCCTTCAACAGCCAGCAGATAAG GTAATCTCAGACACCAGGCAGCTGGTTTCCACCAAAGTGACATCTGCTATGGATGCTGCCTGTGAGGCAAAAGAAGCAATGGCTGATAAAGTGACTGAAGCTGTGGGCCTCACTAAAAATGTTGTCGGGGACAGTGTCAAGCTGACTAGGTCAATGGTCACCTCCACTGTTAACAGTGCTGTGGAGGCTGCCCAGGGTGCCAAGGACCTCATGACTAACAAGGTGACAGAGGCAGTAGACCTCACTAAACACATGGTGGAAGACAGTATTGGACTGACCAAGTCTGCAGTTGCTTCTACTATTGTCAATGCTGCGGAGGCTGCCCAGGGTGCCAAGGACCTTGTGACTAACAAGGTGACAGAGGCAGTGGATCTCAGTAAACACATTGTGGAGGACAGCGTTGGACTGACCAAGTCTGCAGTTGCTTCTACTATTGTCAATGCTGTGGAGGCTGCCCAGGGTGCCAAGGACCTTGTGACTAACAAGGTGACTGAGGCAGTGGATCTCAGTAAACACATTGTGGAGGACAGTGTTGGACTGACCAAGTCTGCAGTTGCTTCTACGATTACTGCTGCTGTGGGGGCTGCCCAGGGTGCAAAGGATCTTGTGACCAACACGGTGACTGAAGCAATGGACCTAACCAAAGGGGCTGTTCAGGATGGTGTTGAGAAGACCAAATCAGTGGTCACTTCTACAGTCAATACAGCTCTGGATGCTGCATATGGCACCATAactagcaaaataaatacagctttggagcagagcagagaggctaTCCAGGAGGGTGTGGAGAAGACTAATTCAGTGGTGACCAACAGCATAAGCAAAGCCAAGGCAGTGAGCCAAGCAGTGGCAGGTGGTGTGGAATCTGTCCTGGGCATATCAGAAGATCTGGTGGATCAGTACCTCCCGATGACAGAGGAGGAACTAG GTAAACTGGCCACCACTGTGGAGGGATTTGGTATGGCTTCTGTGGAGGAGCAGAAACAGCAACAGAGTTACTTTGTGCGTCTGGGTTCCCTCTCTAACAAAGTCCGCCACCGAGCCTACCAGCACTCCTTGAACAAAGTGCAGCGCATTAAGCAAAGCACCCAGGATACTCTCTCACGACTACAGCTGGCAATAAAACTG ATTGAATCTGTGAAAAAGGAGGTTGGCCAGAAGCTTCTggatgggcaggagaagctCCATCAGCTGTGGGTGGACTGGAGCCTGACCCAACCCAAAGGAAACCAAGTTAAAACTGCCTCCCAAGCAGAG CAGGTAGAGTCACGGACTCTAGCTATGCTGCGTATCATCACCCAGCAGCTACAACCTGTTTATGAGAATCTGAAAGCCAGCATCCAAGGCCTCCCCAGCAACATCCAAGAAGCTGTGTATCAGGCCACTCGAAATATCCACAAGCTCCATAGTTCTTTTTCCAGTGCTATGTCTTTCCAGGACCTCTCCCCCACCACCCTGACCCAGAGCCAGGACTGTGTGGCAGAAGCCCGAAGGTCCCTAGATGACTTGTTTGAGTATGTAACTCAGAACACCCCTCTAAACTGGCTTGTGGGTCCCTTCAGGGCGATAGCTAAAGTGTCACAGGatagcagaaagcagaagaagaaagctttGGTGACTGATATAAAATCACCTATGCTAGAAAAAGCTCCATTGTCAAAGGAGGTGGCTAAGACACCCGAAGAGCCAAAGGGAGCAAACAGGATCCTGGGGGAAGGGTGTGAAGTGGTAGAGaagctggaagagaaagcagagaaagacacAGAGGTGGCACTGGCTGCAAAGGAGATAAAAACTAATGCACCAGAGGAAGATCTCTGA
- the LOC115349270 gene encoding perilipin-3-like isoform X2: MTQMTLISMSFAKGTSEERGYKLWTLFKKVKYAYCCFSISVQSLALTSFWRRAEVLPVSSSPSEENGLSHCKTHLYFRQTAVEFSMASEKTTKKDLLNAEEQQQASAVNRVTSLPLLNSAFNLVSSAYNYTKETHPYLSGVCSVAETVAAVAVGSVVGGAQPILNQLEPQIALVNEYACKGLDQLEENLPFLQQPADKVISDTRQLVSTKVTSAMDAACEAKEAMADKVTEAVGLTKNVVGDSVKLTRSMVTSTVNSAVEAAQGAKDLMTNKVTEAVDLTKHMVEDSIGLTKSAVASTIVNAAEAAQGAKDLVTNKVTEAVDLSKHIVEDSVGLTKSAVASTIVNAVEAAQGAKDLVTNKVTEAVDLSKHIVEDSVGLTKSAVASTITAAVGAAQGAKDLVTNTVTEAMDLTKGAVQDGVEKTKSVVTSTVNTALDAAYGTITSKINTALEQSREAIQEGVEKTNSVVTNSISKAKAVSQAVAGGVESVLGISEDLVDQYLPMTEEELGKLATTVEGFGMASVEEQKQQQSYFVRLGSLSNKVRHRAYQHSLNKVQRIKQSTQDTLSRLQLAIKLIESVKKEVGQKLLDGQEKLHQLWVDWSLTQPKGNQVKTASQAEVESRTLAMLRIITQQLQPVYENLKASIQGLPSNIQEAVYQATRNIHKLHSSFSSAMSFQDLSPTTLTQSQDCVAEARRSLDDLFEYVTQNTPLNWLVGPFRAIAKVSQDSRKQKKKALVTDIKSPMLEKAPLSKEVAKTPEEPKGANRILGEGCEVVEKLEEKAEKDTEVALAAKEIKTNAPEEDL, from the exons ATGACTCAAATGACTCTCATCTCAATGTCCTTTGCAAAGGGTACTTCAGAGGAGAGGGGCTATAAACTCTGGACACTTTTTAAGAAGGTAAAATATGCCTATTGCTGTTTCAGCATCTCTGTTCAATCTCTGGCCCTGACATCTTTCTGGAGGAGAGCTGAAGTCCTGCCagtctcttcctccccctcagAGGAAAATGGATTAAGCCATTGCAAAACCCATCTCTACTTCAGACAAA ctgcagTTGAATTCAGTATGGCATCAGAAAAGACCACAAAAAAAGATCTGCTAAATGCTGAGGAACAGCAGCAAGCG AGTGCTGTCAATCGGGTAACCAGCTTGCCCTTGCTCAACTCTGCATTCAACCTGGTCTCATCTGCCTACAACTACACCAAGGAGACACATCCTTACCTCAGTGGTGTCTGCAGTGTGGCTGAGACTGTGGCTGCTGTCGCAGTAGGTAGCGTGGTTGGCGGGGCGCAGCCCATCCTGAACCAACTTGAGCCACAAA TTGCACTTGTAAATGAATATGCCTGTAAAGGACTGGATCAACTGGAGGAGAACTTGCCTTTCCTTCAACAGCCAGCAGATAAG GTAATCTCAGACACCAGGCAGCTGGTTTCCACCAAAGTGACATCTGCTATGGATGCTGCCTGTGAGGCAAAAGAAGCAATGGCTGATAAAGTGACTGAAGCTGTGGGCCTCACTAAAAATGTTGTCGGGGACAGTGTCAAGCTGACTAGGTCAATGGTCACCTCCACTGTTAACAGTGCTGTGGAGGCTGCCCAGGGTGCCAAGGACCTCATGACTAACAAGGTGACAGAGGCAGTAGACCTCACTAAACACATGGTGGAAGACAGTATTGGACTGACCAAGTCTGCAGTTGCTTCTACTATTGTCAATGCTGCGGAGGCTGCCCAGGGTGCCAAGGACCTTGTGACTAACAAGGTGACAGAGGCAGTGGATCTCAGTAAACACATTGTGGAGGACAGCGTTGGACTGACCAAGTCTGCAGTTGCTTCTACTATTGTCAATGCTGTGGAGGCTGCCCAGGGTGCCAAGGACCTTGTGACTAACAAGGTGACTGAGGCAGTGGATCTCAGTAAACACATTGTGGAGGACAGTGTTGGACTGACCAAGTCTGCAGTTGCTTCTACGATTACTGCTGCTGTGGGGGCTGCCCAGGGTGCAAAGGATCTTGTGACCAACACGGTGACTGAAGCAATGGACCTAACCAAAGGGGCTGTTCAGGATGGTGTTGAGAAGACCAAATCAGTGGTCACTTCTACAGTCAATACAGCTCTGGATGCTGCATATGGCACCATAactagcaaaataaatacagctttggagcagagcagagaggctaTCCAGGAGGGTGTGGAGAAGACTAATTCAGTGGTGACCAACAGCATAAGCAAAGCCAAGGCAGTGAGCCAAGCAGTGGCAGGTGGTGTGGAATCTGTCCTGGGCATATCAGAAGATCTGGTGGATCAGTACCTCCCGATGACAGAGGAGGAACTAG GTAAACTGGCCACCACTGTGGAGGGATTTGGTATGGCTTCTGTGGAGGAGCAGAAACAGCAACAGAGTTACTTTGTGCGTCTGGGTTCCCTCTCTAACAAAGTCCGCCACCGAGCCTACCAGCACTCCTTGAACAAAGTGCAGCGCATTAAGCAAAGCACCCAGGATACTCTCTCACGACTACAGCTGGCAATAAAACTG ATTGAATCTGTGAAAAAGGAGGTTGGCCAGAAGCTTCTggatgggcaggagaagctCCATCAGCTGTGGGTGGACTGGAGCCTGACCCAACCCAAAGGAAACCAAGTTAAAACTGCCTCCCAAGCAGAG GTAGAGTCACGGACTCTAGCTATGCTGCGTATCATCACCCAGCAGCTACAACCTGTTTATGAGAATCTGAAAGCCAGCATCCAAGGCCTCCCCAGCAACATCCAAGAAGCTGTGTATCAGGCCACTCGAAATATCCACAAGCTCCATAGTTCTTTTTCCAGTGCTATGTCTTTCCAGGACCTCTCCCCCACCACCCTGACCCAGAGCCAGGACTGTGTGGCAGAAGCCCGAAGGTCCCTAGATGACTTGTTTGAGTATGTAACTCAGAACACCCCTCTAAACTGGCTTGTGGGTCCCTTCAGGGCGATAGCTAAAGTGTCACAGGatagcagaaagcagaagaagaaagctttGGTGACTGATATAAAATCACCTATGCTAGAAAAAGCTCCATTGTCAAAGGAGGTGGCTAAGACACCCGAAGAGCCAAAGGGAGCAAACAGGATCCTGGGGGAAGGGTGTGAAGTGGTAGAGaagctggaagagaaagcagagaaagacacAGAGGTGGCACTGGCTGCAAAGGAGATAAAAACTAATGCACCAGAGGAAGATCTCTGA
- the LOC115349270 gene encoding perilipin-3-like isoform X1 — protein MTQMTLISMSFAKGTSEERGYKLWTLFKKVKYAYCCFSISVQSLALTSFWRRAEVLPVSSSPSEENGLSHCKTHLYFRQTAVEFSMASEKTTKKDLLNAEEQQQASAVNRVTSLPLLNSAFNLVSSAYNYTKETHPYLSGVCSVAETVAAVAVGSVVGGAQPILNQLEPQIALVNEYACKGLDQLEENLPFLQQPADKVISDTRQLVSTKVTSAMDAACEAKEAMADKVTEAVGLTKNVVGDSVKLTRSMVTSTVNSAVEAAQGAKDLMTNKVTEAVDLTKHMVEDSIGLTKSAVASTIVNAAEAAQGAKDLVTNKVTEAVDLSKHIVEDSVGLTKSAVASTIVNAVEAAQGAKDLVTNKVTEAVDLSKHIVEDSVGLTKSAVASTITAAVGAAQGAKDLVTNTVTEAMDLTKGAVQDGVEKTKSVVTSTVNTALDAAYGTITSKINTALEQSREAIQEGVEKTNSVVTNSISKAKAVSQAVAGGVESVLGISEDLVDQYLPMTEEELGKLATTVEGFGMASVEEQKQQQSYFVRLGSLSNKVRHRAYQHSLNKVQRIKQSTQDTLSRLQLAIKLIESVKKEVGQKLLDGQEKLHQLWVDWSLTQPKGNQVKTASQAEQVESRTLAMLRIITQQLQPVYENLKASIQGLPSNIQEAVYQATRNIHKLHSSFSSAMSFQDLSPTTLTQSQDCVAEARRSLDDLFEYVTQNTPLNWLVGPFRAIAKVSQDSRKQKKKALVTDIKSPMLEKAPLSKEVAKTPEEPKGANRILGEGCEVVEKLEEKAEKDTEVALAAKEIKTNAPEEDL, from the exons ATGACTCAAATGACTCTCATCTCAATGTCCTTTGCAAAGGGTACTTCAGAGGAGAGGGGCTATAAACTCTGGACACTTTTTAAGAAGGTAAAATATGCCTATTGCTGTTTCAGCATCTCTGTTCAATCTCTGGCCCTGACATCTTTCTGGAGGAGAGCTGAAGTCCTGCCagtctcttcctccccctcagAGGAAAATGGATTAAGCCATTGCAAAACCCATCTCTACTTCAGACAAA ctgcagTTGAATTCAGTATGGCATCAGAAAAGACCACAAAAAAAGATCTGCTAAATGCTGAGGAACAGCAGCAAGCG AGTGCTGTCAATCGGGTAACCAGCTTGCCCTTGCTCAACTCTGCATTCAACCTGGTCTCATCTGCCTACAACTACACCAAGGAGACACATCCTTACCTCAGTGGTGTCTGCAGTGTGGCTGAGACTGTGGCTGCTGTCGCAGTAGGTAGCGTGGTTGGCGGGGCGCAGCCCATCCTGAACCAACTTGAGCCACAAA TTGCACTTGTAAATGAATATGCCTGTAAAGGACTGGATCAACTGGAGGAGAACTTGCCTTTCCTTCAACAGCCAGCAGATAAG GTAATCTCAGACACCAGGCAGCTGGTTTCCACCAAAGTGACATCTGCTATGGATGCTGCCTGTGAGGCAAAAGAAGCAATGGCTGATAAAGTGACTGAAGCTGTGGGCCTCACTAAAAATGTTGTCGGGGACAGTGTCAAGCTGACTAGGTCAATGGTCACCTCCACTGTTAACAGTGCTGTGGAGGCTGCCCAGGGTGCCAAGGACCTCATGACTAACAAGGTGACAGAGGCAGTAGACCTCACTAAACACATGGTGGAAGACAGTATTGGACTGACCAAGTCTGCAGTTGCTTCTACTATTGTCAATGCTGCGGAGGCTGCCCAGGGTGCCAAGGACCTTGTGACTAACAAGGTGACAGAGGCAGTGGATCTCAGTAAACACATTGTGGAGGACAGCGTTGGACTGACCAAGTCTGCAGTTGCTTCTACTATTGTCAATGCTGTGGAGGCTGCCCAGGGTGCCAAGGACCTTGTGACTAACAAGGTGACTGAGGCAGTGGATCTCAGTAAACACATTGTGGAGGACAGTGTTGGACTGACCAAGTCTGCAGTTGCTTCTACGATTACTGCTGCTGTGGGGGCTGCCCAGGGTGCAAAGGATCTTGTGACCAACACGGTGACTGAAGCAATGGACCTAACCAAAGGGGCTGTTCAGGATGGTGTTGAGAAGACCAAATCAGTGGTCACTTCTACAGTCAATACAGCTCTGGATGCTGCATATGGCACCATAactagcaaaataaatacagctttggagcagagcagagaggctaTCCAGGAGGGTGTGGAGAAGACTAATTCAGTGGTGACCAACAGCATAAGCAAAGCCAAGGCAGTGAGCCAAGCAGTGGCAGGTGGTGTGGAATCTGTCCTGGGCATATCAGAAGATCTGGTGGATCAGTACCTCCCGATGACAGAGGAGGAACTAG GTAAACTGGCCACCACTGTGGAGGGATTTGGTATGGCTTCTGTGGAGGAGCAGAAACAGCAACAGAGTTACTTTGTGCGTCTGGGTTCCCTCTCTAACAAAGTCCGCCACCGAGCCTACCAGCACTCCTTGAACAAAGTGCAGCGCATTAAGCAAAGCACCCAGGATACTCTCTCACGACTACAGCTGGCAATAAAACTG ATTGAATCTGTGAAAAAGGAGGTTGGCCAGAAGCTTCTggatgggcaggagaagctCCATCAGCTGTGGGTGGACTGGAGCCTGACCCAACCCAAAGGAAACCAAGTTAAAACTGCCTCCCAAGCAGAG CAGGTAGAGTCACGGACTCTAGCTATGCTGCGTATCATCACCCAGCAGCTACAACCTGTTTATGAGAATCTGAAAGCCAGCATCCAAGGCCTCCCCAGCAACATCCAAGAAGCTGTGTATCAGGCCACTCGAAATATCCACAAGCTCCATAGTTCTTTTTCCAGTGCTATGTCTTTCCAGGACCTCTCCCCCACCACCCTGACCCAGAGCCAGGACTGTGTGGCAGAAGCCCGAAGGTCCCTAGATGACTTGTTTGAGTATGTAACTCAGAACACCCCTCTAAACTGGCTTGTGGGTCCCTTCAGGGCGATAGCTAAAGTGTCACAGGatagcagaaagcagaagaagaaagctttGGTGACTGATATAAAATCACCTATGCTAGAAAAAGCTCCATTGTCAAAGGAGGTGGCTAAGACACCCGAAGAGCCAAAGGGAGCAAACAGGATCCTGGGGGAAGGGTGTGAAGTGGTAGAGaagctggaagagaaagcagagaaagacacAGAGGTGGCACTGGCTGCAAAGGAGATAAAAACTAATGCACCAGAGGAAGATCTCTGA
- the LOC115349270 gene encoding perilipin-3-like isoform X4 encodes MASEKTTKKDLLNAEEQQQASAVNRVTSLPLLNSAFNLVSSAYNYTKETHPYLSGVCSVAETVAAVAVGSVVGGAQPILNQLEPQIALVNEYACKGLDQLEENLPFLQQPADKVISDTRQLVSTKVTSAMDAACEAKEAMADKVTEAVGLTKNVVGDSVKLTRSMVTSTVNSAVEAAQGAKDLMTNKVTEAVDLTKHMVEDSIGLTKSAVASTIVNAAEAAQGAKDLVTNKVTEAVDLSKHIVEDSVGLTKSAVASTIVNAVEAAQGAKDLVTNKVTEAVDLSKHIVEDSVGLTKSAVASTITAAVGAAQGAKDLVTNTVTEAMDLTKGAVQDGVEKTKSVVTSTVNTALDAAYGTITSKINTALEQSREAIQEGVEKTNSVVTNSISKAKAVSQAVAGGVESVLGISEDLVDQYLPMTEEELGKLATTVEGFGMASVEEQKQQQSYFVRLGSLSNKVRHRAYQHSLNKVQRIKQSTQDTLSRLQLAIKLIESVKKEVGQKLLDGQEKLHQLWVDWSLTQPKGNQVKTASQAEQVESRTLAMLRIITQQLQPVYENLKASIQGLPSNIQEAVYQATRNIHKLHSSFSSAMSFQDLSPTTLTQSQDCVAEARRSLDDLFEYVTQNTPLNWLVGPFRAIAKVSQDSRKQKKKALVTDIKSPMLEKAPLSKEVAKTPEEPKGANRILGEGCEVVEKLEEKAEKDTEVALAAKEIKTNAPEEDL; translated from the exons ATGGCATCAGAAAAGACCACAAAAAAAGATCTGCTAAATGCTGAGGAACAGCAGCAAGCG AGTGCTGTCAATCGGGTAACCAGCTTGCCCTTGCTCAACTCTGCATTCAACCTGGTCTCATCTGCCTACAACTACACCAAGGAGACACATCCTTACCTCAGTGGTGTCTGCAGTGTGGCTGAGACTGTGGCTGCTGTCGCAGTAGGTAGCGTGGTTGGCGGGGCGCAGCCCATCCTGAACCAACTTGAGCCACAAA TTGCACTTGTAAATGAATATGCCTGTAAAGGACTGGATCAACTGGAGGAGAACTTGCCTTTCCTTCAACAGCCAGCAGATAAG GTAATCTCAGACACCAGGCAGCTGGTTTCCACCAAAGTGACATCTGCTATGGATGCTGCCTGTGAGGCAAAAGAAGCAATGGCTGATAAAGTGACTGAAGCTGTGGGCCTCACTAAAAATGTTGTCGGGGACAGTGTCAAGCTGACTAGGTCAATGGTCACCTCCACTGTTAACAGTGCTGTGGAGGCTGCCCAGGGTGCCAAGGACCTCATGACTAACAAGGTGACAGAGGCAGTAGACCTCACTAAACACATGGTGGAAGACAGTATTGGACTGACCAAGTCTGCAGTTGCTTCTACTATTGTCAATGCTGCGGAGGCTGCCCAGGGTGCCAAGGACCTTGTGACTAACAAGGTGACAGAGGCAGTGGATCTCAGTAAACACATTGTGGAGGACAGCGTTGGACTGACCAAGTCTGCAGTTGCTTCTACTATTGTCAATGCTGTGGAGGCTGCCCAGGGTGCCAAGGACCTTGTGACTAACAAGGTGACTGAGGCAGTGGATCTCAGTAAACACATTGTGGAGGACAGTGTTGGACTGACCAAGTCTGCAGTTGCTTCTACGATTACTGCTGCTGTGGGGGCTGCCCAGGGTGCAAAGGATCTTGTGACCAACACGGTGACTGAAGCAATGGACCTAACCAAAGGGGCTGTTCAGGATGGTGTTGAGAAGACCAAATCAGTGGTCACTTCTACAGTCAATACAGCTCTGGATGCTGCATATGGCACCATAactagcaaaataaatacagctttggagcagagcagagaggctaTCCAGGAGGGTGTGGAGAAGACTAATTCAGTGGTGACCAACAGCATAAGCAAAGCCAAGGCAGTGAGCCAAGCAGTGGCAGGTGGTGTGGAATCTGTCCTGGGCATATCAGAAGATCTGGTGGATCAGTACCTCCCGATGACAGAGGAGGAACTAG GTAAACTGGCCACCACTGTGGAGGGATTTGGTATGGCTTCTGTGGAGGAGCAGAAACAGCAACAGAGTTACTTTGTGCGTCTGGGTTCCCTCTCTAACAAAGTCCGCCACCGAGCCTACCAGCACTCCTTGAACAAAGTGCAGCGCATTAAGCAAAGCACCCAGGATACTCTCTCACGACTACAGCTGGCAATAAAACTG ATTGAATCTGTGAAAAAGGAGGTTGGCCAGAAGCTTCTggatgggcaggagaagctCCATCAGCTGTGGGTGGACTGGAGCCTGACCCAACCCAAAGGAAACCAAGTTAAAACTGCCTCCCAAGCAGAG CAGGTAGAGTCACGGACTCTAGCTATGCTGCGTATCATCACCCAGCAGCTACAACCTGTTTATGAGAATCTGAAAGCCAGCATCCAAGGCCTCCCCAGCAACATCCAAGAAGCTGTGTATCAGGCCACTCGAAATATCCACAAGCTCCATAGTTCTTTTTCCAGTGCTATGTCTTTCCAGGACCTCTCCCCCACCACCCTGACCCAGAGCCAGGACTGTGTGGCAGAAGCCCGAAGGTCCCTAGATGACTTGTTTGAGTATGTAACTCAGAACACCCCTCTAAACTGGCTTGTGGGTCCCTTCAGGGCGATAGCTAAAGTGTCACAGGatagcagaaagcagaagaagaaagctttGGTGACTGATATAAAATCACCTATGCTAGAAAAAGCTCCATTGTCAAAGGAGGTGGCTAAGACACCCGAAGAGCCAAAGGGAGCAAACAGGATCCTGGGGGAAGGGTGTGAAGTGGTAGAGaagctggaagagaaagcagagaaagacacAGAGGTGGCACTGGCTGCAAAGGAGATAAAAACTAATGCACCAGAGGAAGATCTCTGA